The stretch of DNA ttgtatggaagaaaaaatgttGTCTTGGCAGTCTTGTGGTTTAGTGAAGCACAAAATTTTTACTTAGTCCATTGATTTCCAATTTATCCAGTAATTTTAGGAACAATTGTAAAATCAAAAACTGTATTGTACTGTCtaatctcttaattttttagCCAATTAAACATACCCATAGATCTGAAATTCAaagaagcaaaataaaaaataaatatatacataaaaatatttgactatACGTTGAAATTTTAGATCGAAGGCATGTCCGATGTTTTGACACATTGTAGTGTCCACCATCAAACATGTTACTACTTTCAATTATTTCTattaatatcttaaattattACTAGTGTCTACATGTCATTATCAGTCAGTATTGTGTTTGATGTTCGTATATTTTTCAGCGCTTCAAAAGATATTATAAGACATATGTATGGTATAAAGTTGTAGGAAATGTACCTCAAACCATAGTATTTCATGAGTCATTTGAAGAGCTGCTCCTGAAATTAATTTAAGCTGACAATGAGGTGCTAATTTAGCAGCATAatgtaatatattattttcttcatcatcCTCAAGTGCTACAATTGAATCTTTGAAAGAGCCTAATTCATGTATTAGACTAAATATGCTTGAATGACAATGTTGAACAGCAATGTGAAATATGCTTCTTTTTTTGTCATCAACTTCTCTTATTAAATCAGGCTCAGACCTCAAAAGCTCAGCCACAAAGTGAAAATTTCCAATTTCTGTAgcatcaaatgttatttttgatgGTTGATTTATAATTGTCCTATGTGTTTCTGTACATCCATGATTGAGAAGTATGTTCCAAAGACAACCAACAAGTTGGAGAAATAATGGACTTATCTCCATGCCTACACAAAGATATTCTACGTTAATTAGATATGTAAAGATTAAAAGATATTGTACTTGGtatcaaataataattaaattttatttatttcgtaCCTCGCACAATATCAACTTTTAAAAAGGAATACGAAAGAAAATATCTTATTAgatcaaacatatttaacccctTAGAAGAATTCAAATTGGTCAATGGTTAGAGTAGAAATGCGGCTGATTTCGACTATTTGAAGGTTCTgtttgaatattaaaaatggaccctaataaaaaaataaaaaatacataaaaaataattatcattatatataacgtcaaaaagggaCGTTCTAATATAAGATTAAATttgatgcaatttttttttttaatgccaAATCGTTACGTTAATATATTACaatattatattagtttttctccttgtGATGACTTGAATACCTCTAACTCCTTAATTTTTAATACAACTagtttaaccagttgagctacccatccgACCCCAATTTgatgcaaaaattaaaatgggcTAGAACTATATTTATGTGTAtcgataactaatctattgatactcatatgatattttatgaacattaataatatataactattaataTAAGGAAAAACAATATACAACAATTATTTTAGGGCattaaaattaatctattaatataatatgatattttatgcgtataaataatatataactaatattataggacctcaaaattttgaggcccgaagCCGTCACACACATTGCACATGTGTGTAGGTCGGACCTGAGTAGGAAGTAAACAAAAGAACATGAATATGATTTATAAGACCTTCTTTTATCGCCTTATTTGCTTCTCGCGCACCCTACATGTTTCCGTTTTTATCCATCCCGTttcactatttaagtagcaaataaaaatttatcGTCCTCTAGctgacgttataaaaataattggaTGGCCAATAAAATTCTCatgatttatttgttttctGGAAAAGAGTGATTGTAAAGACTTACCAAGACCAAAAGGCTTTCTAGCCAAGACATGTAAGTAGGGGCGGAGCCAGGAATTAAAACTTGGGGGGACCAAGTCCAACAAGTTTAATTTCGaagaggaaaaataaattttaagtgttcaatatatacaaataattttagaaTTTATAAGTAAATGAAATAAGTGAATTATTTTTTACCTAACCATCTTTAaccttaattttttcaattacaTTTAGAATATAGCAGTGCGAAGAAATATATCATgtgaaaagacaaaaaaaacacttaaaaagagattataaaaattatagtaaaaaaaattcattttgatACAATATTTTTCCAGTAAACGTATCTCTTTTAGAAAGATATTATTAACgatgagtatttttttaataagatgAATACTTTGGTACTTCGGAATTTAGTTGAATACTCTCATAGATAAAATTGAATGTCAtgtcatattttatattaattatattaaaatgtcattttaaatGCATTTTGTCTATGAGATATTGATACCTAACTAAATATcacggtaaaaaaaaatcatattttaataattcaacatttatgattaatgttggtgtaagaattattttatctattcataaatacaaattaaatctaTGATAAAATGGGAGTAGTAATCTTTCATATATGTCtattttaatattcttttatgTGATCAAGGATATGGCTTTTTATCAGgcaaataaaaaatgtacatAAGCCTAATTTAATAGTATATCAATATAGTGTAAAAAAAAGTTGGAAATATTGGGGGGGACTGTGGCCACCCCTTGCCCCTACTGTGGCTCCGCCACTGCATGTAAGCCTGCTTCACTGTTGTTATTTCGAATCAATGCCAATGTTGACTTTTTCCATACCATTTGCAAAGCTAAATCTGCAAAATTTTCAGGAGTGTAATTGTAGGTATTAATATATGTATCAAACATATTACTACGTACCTCTGTTCATTTTACTAGAAACAGTCAACTCTTTAGGCTTATTGAataatggcttaattagtaaaatggtcacttaaagacatttttgattttagattggtccctgaaaaaaaggtccaaataggtcccttaaagaaaaaaaagtccgaataggtcccttaaagacatctccgttaatcagtttggtccctaaaaagaggtctaaaataaaatttctagccactaaaataaaatttattttaagggaTGAATTTCTATCAATCGagaattttataaattcaagtaatataattaaaatcttTTTAATAAAGGTTGCAAAATAACTATTAATGTTATTTTATCTACTCAACAACAATTTTGAATTCAATTTAACCAATAGTATATATAGATTTATGTACCCAAAAATAAAGTACATatagatttaatttatataaagtCATTGTAGGTGTAAGTAAATTAAGTTGGATGACATCAATAATGAATCAATCCTAGTGGTAAAAGTCTTGGTCCCTTAAGTATGTAGTCTGAAGTTTGATTACTAGCatgcgtatgaaaaaaattcgaTAGGGAGGAAAAAACCTATCTTGTGTGCTCCACAGATTCCCAGACGAAAATTAGTCATCGCTAATGACCGTGTAAACTTCATaccaatattatatatgttcacACTATGGTTGTTAGGAAATAATACCTCTAATTATATATGTTCACACTATGGTTGTTAGGAAATAATACCACAGAGTTGAGGCATACTAACtattctcctatatatatatatatagatgtattattataaactagaattgaaatatgatgacatatatagtcaaaatatgactttttattataagatttaAATTTCTCACATGATGTGAGTTGTTGCGGTTAACGTCTCACGCTAAAACACTTTCGCACTCtttcttgcttaaaaaaatacacattgcATTCATTCTCCTTCATGCTTAAcgataaagaaattaataattttaacttttatttttattttttaaaatgatcataTTTATAGTAAAGCAACAATAGTTTGAGTTTTTGTTCCACTAATCACTTTTTAATAAACTAAGTAAATTGATCGTTGTGTCAATTAATTATAACAcaatttaaatcaactaatTCTTGACTTATGAAGTTATGACTAATGACTGGTTTAAATAAAGGAACATGTTAATAACGGGTCTAAATTAGTAGGAAAATAGAGATTTTAGTAGTGAAATCAACGTCAAATTTATGAGTACACTGATTTAATGACCGATCCAATTCAGATTAATATTGAGAATTTTTAGTAGTGAAACCTCAAATTTATGAGTACACTGGGACTACTCCAATTATAATTACCATGATAATATTGAGAATTTTTAGTAGTGAAACCTCAAATTTATGTTCACACTATGGTTGTTAGGAAATAATAGCACTGATCAGTTGAAGCATAGTACTTGTCCTATTGAACGAATTAATTCAATACGGTTGTGACAAGAagtggatatttttttttgaatggcgacaaaaaTCATATTGATTTGCATTATCTAATAGGAGCTGCGTAGTATTATAAAAGGGCAACAAGAGTTGGTCATTAGATCAAACCACAACCAATCTAAAAAGCCAATTATATAATCTCCTTCTCTAATTCAGTCAAATTATCAAAATGTCTATCTTTCGTGAATACATTGGTGTGAAGCCATCCTCAAAAGTTTTACGTAATTTTCCAACTGAAATCATCAACTCCGATATCAATGAATTTCACTTCATTTTGGGCTTTGCCAGTGAGGAGTATGACAACAGTAATAAAGGAACCGGAGTTTTCAAGGAAAGTTGGAATGTTGATTACTTCGGTCCAGATGATGTGAGAACAATGAAGGAAAAATATGCGAATGTTAAGGTGGTAATAAGCATTGGAGGTCGTGACTCTAAAACTCCATTCGATCCTCTTACGGGCCTTGAAGAATGGAGTAAGAAGGCTGTAGAATCACTCAAAAGGATCATTGGAAAATACAAGAGTTCAAGCGGCGACAACACAATTGATGGCATTGACATTAATTATCAGTATATCCACGGTTCTGAATCTGACCGTCGTTTTGCCAACTACCTCGGAAGGGTCATAACAGAGCTCAAATATAATACTGATCTACGTATCAATGTGGTGTCCATTGCCCCATCACCTAACAATGATACCCACTACCTCAATTTGTATTCGGCAAATAAAGATGACATTAATTGGGTTGACTACAAATTCTACAACAACCCTTACGTTATATCCTCATCTGATGAATTTGTAAACCTCTACAATGAGGCAGAAAAGGCTTATTGTCCTGAAAAAGTCCTTCCAGGACTTAGCACTGACCCTGCAGATGATAAGATGTCGTGGGAGATCTTCATTGGTGGCTGCAAATTGCTCAAGAAGAAATCAAAACTCCCTGGTATTTTTATTTGGAATGCTAACGACTCTGCAATTCCTGTCCCTGGTGAGAACAAAGGTTTCCTCCTGGAGATCTTATTGCAACGCCTCCTTGTACAAACTAATTAGTTGCTAGCTATATCTATATATAGCCGGTAactaatatttgattttatggGTCAAGTATTGCAGACAATAATATGGAGCTATATCATACGTTTGAATTAGCTCTATATGCTTTAGTCTTTTAATAAGTTAAATAAGACCCTAGTTTGGTTTTCTGTGTTCTATTTCATGTGTGTTTTGCTATTATGTTGTGAGTGTCGAGATTTATTTCTCTTGTATCAATATATGTACGTTTCTTATAAAAGTTAATAATAAGATGTGTTTGCTTTTAATATATTGACAAccctaattatattatttatcttGAACTAACACTTTGCTAATGAGGTGTATGATGACAAAAGTAAAAAAGGCAAAAGAGTTTTCAAGGAAACTTGGAATGTTGAATATCTTTCAAAAGAAATGAGAACATTCACTTAAACAAAAAGCGGAAATCTGGATCTTGGCATATGACCTCAAAAATATGGGGCCtcaaattaatttatcattatatataatcttttattaacaaattcgcAATAACATAAtccatgatttttttattttttttttttgacataaatttgCTTAATAAACACAGACAAGCGCGAAATGCGCACTGTCTGgccgctagtaataataataataataaacttattGAATTAGGATGatattatttgttagagatttgtttgtttgtttgatgaggataaagaggatgTTACTGTTGTTTGGGaaattatgtgagaaaatatagcgATATGAATTACCTTCTTGAaaatttagttgagaaatataacatagaTTTAGttgcatctttttttttttattagtcgGACTGGCCTATGTAAGCCTTTTCTTATCGGGTCGGACTAGGAAATTTACCGAGCTTGACTGGACCGACCCTTTATATGACCTGGCCCCCGGGTCGGCTCCTTTAACAGCTCTAATAGTTACATACCATATTCAAATAACCAAAGCGACccaattatttgttaaatgacAAAACACGCATGAGGTGAGTTCAACCTTCATAATTATAAGGGCAATAAAATTAGGAGACTGTAGTAGTAAAAATTGCTCTCTCTTGTGAAATCTGGACCACAcctattattttaatacaagaaattttaattttaaaatataaatgagcGGCATAGATTGCACAAGACCCTCTCAATTACCGGAGAGGATCTTTTCTCGTAAAAATTAACTCATAAAAAGTCAAAATCATAAAAGTGATGTCTATTTATTACTGATTTGTTTTAAAACTTAATTTTCTAAAAGATTGTTTCTAAAAAATTAGAATATATCTTTCCAAAATATGTTCCAAAACATATCTTAACAACTTTGTTTCTAAAAATATACtctttaaaaagaaaagatgcttttttatttttcttgattcTACAATTTacttagttaattaattattgttaaaccgaataattaaaattaactaaattccaataaaataaatagtctTTAATGCATGAAAACTTTTTGCAATTTAAATTTGCATCGCATGCGGGTTTTTGGATTGTATCTATGGTGCTTGTTAGATTTCTTGTTGGATCTttactttttagttttattaaCATTTTCcagtgtattttatttttaatggatAAGATTTATATCAGCactaatattttgtattttatttatttatttatttcaatcgATCTTACAAATAAAAAGTTGAAGAATAATTAGTTGTCAGATGAAAAGCTGAAAAATAATGTTTGTTAGGGATTGTTAGATGAGAtacatatttgattttttttaatttaaaagtcTTTTAAAACCCGTTAAAATCCTAATCAATCTGTTAAtatgagaataattttttaaaaaataattaaaatttatattattcaaaatataaatgattatatAAGACGAACTGGCCGGTTGTTCATAAATGATTGTCTTAGGTGATGATGATTCAGCTAGTAGGAGTTATGGAAGATGATGATGAGAAGATTTCTTGGTCTTTATGGAGGAAAAGGTACCTGCAAAAATGTTAACACTCCTATGTTAACACTCctacgctcaagtcagtatttgAAAGAGGTAAAAAAGATTATAACATAAAAGTAATGGCTATCTATTACTAATTTGTTTCAAAACTTAATTTCCTAAAAGACCtactattttataataataataatagtaataataataataataataagggttaAATATACAAAAGGTTCCTGCACTTAcgagtcatttgagttttaatccctgcattttaaaaatatttcattttgccactacactttcattttacttcaacaaaaaaaaaatgggttcaaggaccatttttaaagtaaaatgaaagtgtagTGGCAAAATGAAAGCATTTTAaaatacagggactaaaactcaaatgatcTGTAAGTACATgaaccttttgcatatttaagcctaataataatagtaatttacactaataataataataattctataTCATAATATTTTTCCAACAGAGCATACCCAATCCAAGAGTTCAAGTTTTATACCTCTCGTTTCCTcgcaattttaaataaaatttcataatcCAAATGGTGGCGCAGATCTATTCATAACTGTCTAGGTttaacaaaacattattttgtaACAGTTGCAAACACAACCATTACATAAAAGCAAAAGCGATTAAAGTTCTAAAGTGTGACGGATGATATATTTTAGTGTGAGGTAAACTTTTTCTCTAATGTGTGAGCTACAACACAAAGACCCGGTTAATTTTGTAGTTCGCTGTTGATATTTTAAGTGTGACTTGAGTCTCAAATTCGATAGAAAAATAGATATGTTAAACATTTTATAATTGAGAGATCCATAAATTTAATGTCTTAATGAATATGGAAaaatctatacaatataaaactacATGTAGCTAGCTAGGATATATTAAACATATCTATAATTTACATTTCTATCTTTTTCCTACTAGTTAAGAATTCCTCTTCTTGGCTGAAATAGGGACATACAAAAATAAGAAGAACTTATAATATCCAACCAAAGTGGATATAcaagaaatttgaacaaaactaTAGGAAGTAAtgcaaaaacagaaataaaataTGGAACCCAAATCAAACCATGACAATatgttataaaaaatgaaacactAAAAGCTATCATCATGCTTGTAATGGAGATGATTTGTGCAATCAATCCACATAGCAACTTTGAAGGAAGTGATTTGAAATAAGCATACTCTGCATAACTTGAGATGATAATAGATAAGAAAATTAGTATCGAAATTGCGGATGATATCATTGCAGTTGCATTCGATACCGCAAATATAAGAAATGCTTGTTTTTGTAAATAATTTGGTGTTCCTGTATTTTTGTTGTAGCCACCAGGTATGTTAAATGTTGATGTAAATACTCCAGTTGAAATGAGTGTTGAAATAAGAATGCAATAATTTGTTGTGCTTTCAATCCAAGACTCTGCTTTTGTTAATAGCTCTTTATGCTCCTCAGTAAATATATCATCTGGAGTTTTGCCATtgcaatttttcttctttgtttctaATGGTGACATTAACTTTTTCACTTCctgtactttttttatttttgacgtAAATCGGGTATACTCTGCGAGCAACTACAAAGACTAATCCCTAATATACTTAGATATTGCGACCAAAGAAATCATAAccacaacaaaatttaaaattttaatttagataaaataaatgatcGAACAAACACATATAAATTCCGTTTGATTTCCAAAAAATAAGTACATACTTGACAAAATAGTACTAGACAAACTTAATGCATTAGATAAATTTTGTCTCCCATAATGtttggtggaaaaaaaattattttagtattttagacaacttttatggaagaaaaaatgttGTCTTGGCAGTGTTGTGGTTTAGTGAAGCACAAAATTTTTACTTAGTCCATTGATTTCCAATTTATCCGGTAATTTgaggaacaattttaaaatcaaacactgTATTGTCCTGTCTaatcccttaatttttttagcgGATCAAACATACCCATAGATCTGAAATTCAaagaagcaaaataaaaaataaatatatacataaaaatatttgactatACGTTGAAATTTTAGATCGAAGGCATGTCCGATGTTTTGACACATTGCAGTGTCCACCATCAAACATGTTACTACTTTCAATTATTTCTattaatatcttaaattattACTAGTGTCTACATGTCATTATCAGTCAGTATTGTGTTTGATGTTCGTATATTTTTCAGCGCTTCAAAAGATATTATAAGACATATGTATGGTATAAAGTTGTAGGAAATGTACCTCAAACCATAGTATTTCATGTGTCATTTGAAGAGCTGCTCCTGAAATTAATTTAAGCTGACAATGAGGTGCTAATTTAGCAGCATAatgtaatatattattttcttcatcatcCTCAAGTGCTACAATTGAATCTTTGAAGGAACCTAATTCATGTATTAGACTAAATATGCTTGAATGACAATGTTGAACAGCAATGTGAAATATGCTTCTTTTTTTGTCATCAACTTCTCTTATTAAATCAGGCTCAGACCTCAAAAGCTCAGCCACAAAGTGAAAATTTCCAATTTCTGTAgcatcaaatgttatttttgatgGTTGATTTATAATTGTCCTATGTGTTTCTGTACATCCATGATTGAGAAGTATGTTCCAAAGACAACCAACAAGTTGGAGAAATAATGGACTTATCTCCATGCCTACACAAAGATATTGTACGTTAATTAGATATATAAAGATTAAAAGATattgtattaaattttatttatttcgtaCCTCGCACAATATCAACTTTTAAAAAGGAATACGAAAGAAAATATCTTATTAgatcaaacatatttaacccctTAGAAGAATTCAAATTGGTCAATGGTTAGAGTGGCTGATTTCGACTATTTGAAGGTCctgtttgaaaataaaaaatggaccctaataaaaaaataaaaaatacataaaaaataattatcattatatataacgtcaaaaagggaCGTtctaatctaagattaaatttgatgcaatttttttttttaatgccaAATCGTTACGTTAATATATTACaatattatattagtttttctccttgtGATGACTTGAATACCTCTAACTCCTTAATTTTTAATACAACTagtttaaccagttgagctacccatccgACCCCAATTTgatgcaaaaattaaaatgggcTAGAACTATATTTATGTGTAtcgataactaatctattgatactcatatgatattttatgaacattaataatatataactattaataTAAGGAAAAACAATATACAACAATTATTTTAGGGCattaaaattaatctattaatataatatgatattttatgcgtataaataatatataactaatattataggacctcaaaattttgaggcccgaggCCGTCACACACATTGCACATGTGTGTAGGTCGGACCTGAGTTGGAAGTAAACAAAAGAACATGAATATGATTTATAAGACCTTCTTTTATCGCCTTATTTGCTTCTCGCGCACCCTACATGTTTCCGTTTTTATCCATCCCGTttcactatttaagtagcaaataaaaatttatcGTCCTCTAGctgacgttataaaaataattggaTGGCCAATAAAATTCTCatgatttatttgttttctGGAAAAGAGTGATTGTAAAGACTTACCAAGACCAAAAGGCTTTCTAGCCAAGACATGTAAGCCTGTTTCACTGTTGTTATTTCGAATCAATGCCAATGTTGACTTTTTCCATACCATTTGCAAAGCTAAATCTGCAAAATTTTCAGGAGTGTAATTGTAGGTATTAATATATGTATCAAACATATTACTACGTACCTCTGTTCATTTTACTAGAAACAGTCAACTCTTTAGGCTTATTGAataatggcttaattagtaaaatgtcacttaaagacatttttgattttagattggtccctgaaaaaaaggttcaaataggtcccttaaagaaaaaaaagtccgaataggtcccttaaagacatctccgttaat from Trifolium pratense cultivar HEN17-A07 linkage group LG5, ARS_RC_1.1, whole genome shotgun sequence encodes:
- the LOC123885074 gene encoding chitinase 1-like translates to MSIFREYIGVKPSSKVLRNFPTEIINSDINEFHFILGFASEEYDNSNKGTGVFKESWNVDYFGPDDVRTMKEKYANVKVVISIGGRDSKTPFDPLTGLEEWSKKAVESLKRIIGKYKSSSGDNTIDGIDINYQYIHGSESDRRFANYLGRVITELKYNTDLRINVVSIAPSPNNDTHYLNLYSANKDDINWVDYKFYNNPYVISSSDEFVNLYNEAEKAYCPEKVLPGLSTDPADDKMSWEIFIGGCKLLKKKSKLPGIFIWNANDSAIPVPGENKGFLLEILLQRLLVQTN
- the LOC123886023 gene encoding uncharacterized protein LOC123886023 produces the protein MNRDLALQMVWKKSTLALIRNNNSEAGLHVLARKPFGLGMEISPLFLQLVGCLWNILLNHGCTETHRTIINQPSKITFDATEIGNFHFVAELLRSEPDLIREVDDKKRSIFHIAVQHCHSSIFSLIHELGSFKDSIVALEDDEENNILHYAAKLAPHCQLKLISGAALQMTHEILWFEIYGYV
- the LOC123884832 gene encoding ankyrin repeat-containing protein At2g01680-like — protein: MVWKKSTLALIRNNNSETGLHVLARKPFGLGMEISPLFLQLVGCLWNILLNHGCTETHRTIINQPSKITFDATEIGNFHFVAELLRSEPDLIREVDDKKRSIFHIAVQHCHSSIFSLIHELGSFKDSIVALEDDEENNILHYAAKLAPHCQLKLISGAALQMTHEILWFEEVKKLMSPLETKKKNCNGKTPDDIFTEEHKELLTKAESWIESTTNYCILISTLISTGVFTSTFNIPGGYNKNTGTPNYLQKQAFLIFAVSNATAMISSAISILIFLSIIISSYAEYAYFKSLPSKLLCGLIAQIISITSMMIAFSVSFFITYCHGLIWVPYFISVFALLPIVLFKFLVYPLWLDIISSSYFCMSLFQPRRGILN